A window of the Lactuca sativa cultivar Salinas chromosome 5, Lsat_Salinas_v11, whole genome shotgun sequence genome harbors these coding sequences:
- the LOC111915486 gene encoding homeobox-leucine zipper protein ATHB-6 — protein MKRLGSSDSMAGLIPMCQTIDESSSPVGYTREFQSMLMEGLDEDGGGDDCAGGGQISEKKRRLSADQVKALEKNFEMENKLEPERKVKLAQELGLQPRQVAVWFQNRRARWKTKQLERDYGVLKANFDSLKHNYDSLKHDNESLLKQIRELKSKLYGEDEESNIPVKEEADEKQPKSPEVMYENENMVTTTYFPDLKDGSSDSDSSAILNDDNNSSNMTTSMADVMKGHQLTESKDIMGAAQKAYQPQFVKIEEHNFFGGDESCNFFSDDQAPTLQWYCQDQWNLTDEN, from the exons ATGAAAAGGCTTGGAAGCTCAGATTCAATGGCGGGATTGATACCCATGTGCCAAACCATAG ACGAAAGCAGCAGTCCTGTGGGGTACACACGCGAATTTCAGTCGATGTTAATGGAAGGTTTGGATGAAGATGGTGGTGGAGACGATTGTGCCGGAGGAGGCCAGATCTCGGAGAAGAAACGACGACTAAGTGCGGATCAGGTGAAGGCTTTGGAGAAAAACTTCGAGATGGAGAACAAACTGGAGCCGGAGCGGAAAGTGAAGCTTGCTCAAGAGCTTGGCCTGCAACCCAGACAAGTCGCTGTTTGGTTCCAGAACCGCCGTGCACGGTGGAAGACCAAACAACTGGAAAGAGATTATGGTGTCCTTAAAGCCAATTTTGATTCACTCAAACACAATTATGACTCCCTCAAACACGACAACGAATCTCTACTCAAACAG ATCAGGGAACTGAAGTCGAAATTGTATGGGGAAGACGAAGAAAGCAATATTCCGGTGAAGGAAGAAGCCGACGAGAAGCAGCCAAAATCACCGGAAGTGATGTATGAAAATGAAAACATGGTAACCACAACATATTTCCCGGATTTAAAAGATGGGTCTTCTGATAGTGATTCAAGTGCGATCTTGAACGATGACAACAACAGCTCCAACATGACGACATCCATGGCGGACGTGATGAAGGGCCACCAATTGACAGAGTCAAAAGACATAATGGGTGCTGCACAGAAAGCTTACCAACCACAGTTTGTGAAGATTGAAGAACACAATTTCTTCGGTGGAGATGAGTCTTGCAATTTCTTCTCAGACGATCAAGCTCCGACGCTGCAATGGTACTGTCAAGATCAGTGGAACTTAACAGATGAAAACTAA